CGACGGTCGAACTGGTGCGCAGCAGCCTGCCGCCGGGCGCCAGCCTGCGATCGCTGGGTGTGCACCGCCTGCGCGGCGCGGGCCAGCCCGAGACCATCTTCCAGCTCGAAGCGCCCGACTTAGCGGCCACCTTCCCGCCGCTGAAGACGCTGGATGCGCGGCCGAACAACCTGCCGCTGCAGCTCACCAGCTTCGTCGGCCGGGAGCCGGAACTGGCTGCCCTCACCGCGCTGCTCGGCCAGCACCGCCTGGTGACGCTCACCGGTCCGGGTGGCACGGGCAAGACGCGGCTGGCGCTGGCCGCCGCAGCTGAGGCGCTCGTTACGTTCCCGGATGGCGTCTGCTTCGTGGATCTCGCCCCGCTCGGCGATCCGGCGAGCGTACCGTCCGCGGTCGCGCAGGCGCTCGGCGTGCAGGAGCAACCCGGCGTGCCGCCGCGCGCGAGTGTGCGCTTCGTGCTGCGCGACAAGCACCTGCTGCTGGTGCCGGACAACTTCGAGCACCTGCTCGCGGCCGCGGAGTTCGTGGCCTTCCTGCTGCAAGCCGCGCCCGCGCTGCATGTGCTCGTCACCAGCCGGGCGCCGCTGCGCGTGCCGGGCGAGCGCGAGTACGCGGTGCCGCCGCTGCCGTTGCCGGCGCCCGACGCCGCGGGCAGCATCGCCGGCAGTGCCGCCGTGGCGCTGTTCGTGGCGCGGGCACAGGACGTGCGCGCGGACTTCGCGCTAACCACCGAGAACGCGGCGGCCGTGGCCGCGATCTGCGCGAAGCTGGACGGGCTGCCGCTGGCGATCGAGTTGGCCGCGGCACGGGCGCGCGCGCTGCCGCCCGCGGCGTTGCTGGCGCGCCTGGAGCACAGCCTGCCGCTGCTCACCGGCGGCGCCCGCACCGTGCCGGCCCGCCAGCAGACGCTGCGCGACGCGATCGACTGGAGCCATGCGCTGCTCGCACCCGCCGAACAGACACTGTTCCGCCGCCTCGCCGTCTTCGCCGGCGGCTGCACGCTGGAAGTGGCCGAGGCCGTGTGCAACGCGGACGGCGACCTCGGCCCGGACGTACTCGACGGCGTCGACTCGCTGGTCGAGAAGAGCCTGCTGCGTCAACCCGACGGGCCGGAGCGTGAGCCGCGCTACCGCATGTTGGAGACGATCCGCGAGTTCGCTCTGGAACAACTTGAGGTGAGCGGGGACGCCGAGGCCGTCCGGCGTGAGCTTGCCGTGCAGATGCAGCAGATCGCGCGTGGTGCAGCGGCAGCCAGCAACTGGAGACAGCTCGACGCCGAGCTGGACAACGTGCGCGCCGTGCTCGGCTGGTGCATCGCGCGCGCAGACCTGGACGTTGGCGTGCGCGTCTTCTGGGCCGTGCGCTGGTACCTGGAAATCCGCAACCTGTTCAGCGAGCGGGAGGGGTGGCGACGCGCCTTGCTGGCGCTGCCGGCGGCGACCGCGCCGAGCATCTCGCGGGCGCGGCTGTTGTCGTCCGCAATGACAACCAGCGTGCCCGTCTCGGAGTTGGACCGCGTCGAGCGGGAGGTGATCGAGGGAGTGGCGCTGAGCCGCGAGCTGAGCGACACCCTTGGCCTGGCTTCGGCAGTGTACGCGCTCTCCATGCGGTACTTCCGTGAGCGACGCTGGGAGGAGTGCGAACCGCTTGCCGAGGAAGCGGCGGCGCTGTTCCAGCGCAGCGGCGCGCCGGACCTGGCGATCGAGGCGCTGGGGTACCAGTTCACGGGCGCGCTGATGCGCGGCGATGAAGCGCTCGCCGAAGCGCTGCTGGGTGAGATGCAGAGATTGGCGCCCACGGCCAGACGACGGACCACCGCGGCGGCGGTGCACGTCAGGGAGGGCCAGTTCGCTACTGCACGAGGCGAGTACGGCCGCGCTCGCGCGCTGTTCGCGGAGGTCGTGCATGGTCTGCGGGTGTCCGATGGCGCGACAAGCACTGGCCACATGGTCTTTCTAATCTTCCTCGCCTGGGCGGCATTGCTGGATGGCGACGTTGCCGCGGCGGCGGCAACGGGCGAGGAAGCGATCCGGCTGCAACGTGGGCGCCTACGGCCGCACGGCATCGGCGTCGGTGACGGCTCCAGCATGGCGATCGAGTTTGTCGGCGCGATCGCCGGCCGGTGCGGTATGTTCCAGGAGGCAGCCCTTCTGCTTTCAGCAGGCACGAACTGGCAAGGCGGTGACAGCGGTATGCCCGTGCCGGTCGTCGTAGAGACGCGCGCGGCGATCGTGGCGCGGGTGCGGGCCGAGCTTGGCGAGGCGGCGTTCGCGGAGCAGTGGGCGGCCGGCGCGGCGCTCTCGCCGGAGGAGGCGATCGAGCTTGGCGCCGCGGTGGCGGCGGAGATAGCGCGGCCTCAATCCTCTCCTGAATCCTTCTCCCATTCGTCCCTCATGGGCGAAGGAGACGATCTTGCGCAGGGCGTTCCCGATCGCGCCAGGTTAGGGGAACTATGAGATATATGGCGCACGGCCGAGCAATGCGGTGCTCGCCGCGGCCGCGCTAACTCGGCCAAGCCGTGCGCCACCGCCGCCCGATCGCCCCTTCTCTCCCATACAGCTCTCCGCCTCTGGCGGATCTCGAAGCCATGGTGTATGGGAGAGAAGGGGATGGGGTATGTGAGGGCCAGCCCGCAGGAGGAGCACCATGGCGATCGAAGCCACCAGCCGCACGCTGCCCCGCTTCACGCTGACCGATGGCGAGGGCAATGAGCGCACGTTTCCTACGGGCCGGCACGCGCTGCTCTGCTTCGTCAAGGAGGATTGCCCCACCTGCCGCCTCTCCATGCCGCTGATCGAGGCGGCGAGCCGGGCCTTCGGCGAGGCGCTCGACGTCTGGGCGATCGGGCAGGACGCGCCGGGCAACGCGAGGCTGGTGGAGGGGTTCAACCTGAGTGTGCCGATGCTCGACGACTCGGCGCTGAAGGTTTCGTACGTCTACGATCTCGACACCGTGCCGACGATCATCCTGGCGGACGGCAGCGGCGCCCCGCTGCGGCAGTTCGTCGGCTTCGACAAGGCCGAGTGGCTGGAGCTGGTGCGCGAGCTGGCGCGGCTCTCCGGCGGCGCGGCGCCGGCGATCGACTGGGCGAGCTACCCGGCGTCGCGGCCGGGCTGCGGCTCGAAGTCGGTCGAGCCGGGCATCGCGGAGCGGCTGGCGGCCGAGGCCGCGGGCAGCCCGCTGCGGGCGCGGCGTATCGAGGTCGGCGAGGGCGACGACGTCTTCGAGTTCATGTTCGACCAGGGGCTGACCGACGGCCTGCCCGTAATACCGCCCACGCCGGAGCGCGTGCTGCGCATGCTGCAGGGCACGCGGCGCGACCCGCAGGAGGTCGTGGCCGTGGTGCCGCCGAACCTGGCGCCGGCGACGGTCGAGAAGGTCGCGGCCAACACGGTGATGGCCGGCTGCAAGCCGGAGTACCTGCCGGTCGTGATCGCCGCGCTCGAAGCGGTCTGCACCGATACGTTCAACATCCACGGCATCAACGCCACCACCTGGGCGGCCAGCCCGGTGATCGTGGTCAACGGCCCGATCCGCGAGCGCATCGGCATGAACTACGGCCTGATGGCGCTGGGCTACGGCAACCGCGCCAACGCCACGATCGGCCGCGCGCTGAAGCTCTGCATCCGCAACCTGGGCGGCGCCAGGCCCGGCGGCACCGAGCGTTCGGTGCTCGGCTCGCCGGGCAAGTACACGATGTGCTTCGCCGAGCACGAGGCGCGCAGCCCCTGGGAGCCGCTGCACGTGGAGCGCGGCTTCCGTCCGGAGCAGAGCGTGGTGACGGTCTTCGGCCTCGAAG
Above is a genomic segment from Dehalococcoidia bacterium containing:
- a CDS encoding TlpA family protein disulfide reductase gives rise to the protein MAIEATSRTLPRFTLTDGEGNERTFPTGRHALLCFVKEDCPTCRLSMPLIEAASRAFGEALDVWAIGQDAPGNARLVEGFNLSVPMLDDSALKVSYVYDLDTVPTIILADGSGAPLRQFVGFDKAEWLELVRELARLSGGAAPAIDWASYPASRPGCGSKSVEPGIAERLAAEAAGSPLRARRIEVGEGDDVFEFMFDQGLTDGLPVIPPTPERVLRMLQGTRRDPQEVVAVVPPNLAPATVEKVAANTVMAGCKPEYLPVVIAALEAVCTDTFNIHGINATTWAASPVIVVNGPIRERIGMNYGLMALGYGNRANATIGRALKLCIRNLGGARPGGTERSVLGSPGKYTMCFAEHEARSPWEPLHVERGFRPEQSVVTVFGLEASPRHIADQLSRTARQLGGSLGLGLEACWLPKAHGQGDVLLVVCPEHVDTLWRDRWTKNQLRERIQEITARPVRELLGDEQSGEGIPSSRFGPGGPSEEELNRRVPKFRSPENIHIVVAGGEGGKFSSVFAGWVSGPTGSSSVSRVIEDV